A single region of the Thermoleophilum album genome encodes:
- a CDS encoding sigma-70 family RNA polymerase sigma factor, with protein MSVREQITDVSETHLRELALVDDHEEGEGGEELAAELGDFDSGLDELDALIGSAAGADQAADSETSGEGASALASALRTLPAEEPATVDSLQRFLDEIAKTPLLTAEQEVALAKRIERGDLAAKDHMIRANIRLVVSIAKRHRNQGLPFLDLIQEGCIGLVRAVEKFDWRRGYKFSTYATWWIRQAIARAIADKGRTIRIPIHVDNVLKRLDGARRKLEAAGNREPTIEEIAAEAGVELAEAELLLRASQPLVSLDKPVGDESDSAQFGELIPDERATSPLEAAARTVLRERLAALLANLSYRERRVIELRFGLGGQEPRTVDQVARVLRMPRERVRRLEEQTLRKLASLAEAQALRDAA; from the coding sequence GTGAGCGTTCGCGAACAGATCACCGACGTCAGCGAAACCCATCTGCGCGAGCTGGCGCTGGTCGACGATCACGAGGAGGGGGAGGGCGGCGAAGAGCTGGCCGCGGAGCTCGGCGATTTCGACAGCGGTCTCGACGAGCTCGATGCTCTGATCGGCTCCGCGGCGGGTGCCGACCAAGCTGCCGATAGCGAGACGAGCGGCGAGGGAGCTAGCGCGCTCGCGAGTGCGCTGCGCACCCTTCCGGCCGAGGAGCCCGCAACCGTCGACTCGCTGCAGCGCTTCCTCGACGAGATCGCCAAAACGCCTCTGCTCACTGCCGAGCAGGAAGTGGCCCTTGCGAAGCGGATCGAGCGCGGCGATCTCGCCGCCAAGGACCACATGATCCGCGCCAACATCCGCCTCGTCGTCTCGATCGCCAAGCGCCACCGCAACCAAGGCCTGCCCTTCCTCGACCTGATCCAGGAGGGCTGCATCGGCCTCGTGCGCGCCGTCGAGAAGTTCGATTGGCGCCGCGGCTACAAGTTCTCGACCTACGCCACGTGGTGGATCCGCCAGGCGATTGCGCGAGCGATCGCCGACAAGGGACGCACGATCCGCATCCCCATTCACGTCGACAACGTCCTCAAGCGTCTCGACGGCGCGCGACGCAAGCTCGAGGCGGCTGGCAACCGCGAACCGACGATTGAGGAGATTGCCGCCGAAGCCGGCGTCGAGCTGGCCGAGGCGGAGCTCCTTTTGCGGGCGTCGCAGCCGCTCGTGTCGCTCGACAAGCCGGTCGGCGACGAAAGCGACTCGGCGCAGTTCGGCGAGCTGATCCCCGACGAGCGCGCCACCTCGCCGCTCGAGGCCGCCGCGCGGACGGTGCTGCGCGAGCGCCTCGCGGCGCTGCTCGCCAACCTGAGCTACCGCGAGCGCCGCGTGATCGAGTTGCGGTTCGGGCTCGGCGGCCAGGAGCCGCGCACCGTCGACCAGGTCGCTCGCGTCCTGCGCATGCCGCGCGAACGAGTGCGGCGCCTAGAAGAGCAGACCTTGCGCAAGCTCGCCTCGCTCGCCGAAGCGCAGGCACTGCGCGACGCCGCCTAG
- a CDS encoding 50S ribosomal protein L11 methyltransferase, whose translation MSELVRLSFTAPRSERERVLAALIELAPHGFEELDRGDSVEFALYGAPGELPELGGANEAELAGVRVSVRSQPVPVDWADRWRRFHRPVTVAGVHVRPPWCSAPKGVRADIVIDPGRAFGTGAHASTRLAIELLVALADERPELRGAPLWDLGCGSGVLALVASALGFTVVSACDWDEAAVAATRANARANALALAAVERRDVLRDELPPAALYMANLTGPVLRQLATRVADDAWVVASGFIASEEQAIVAAFARHRPVAQRREEEWRACLFAPARS comes from the coding sequence GTGAGTGAGCTTGTGCGCCTCAGCTTCACGGCGCCCCGCAGCGAGCGGGAGCGTGTGCTAGCGGCGCTGATCGAGCTGGCTCCCCACGGGTTCGAGGAGCTCGACCGCGGCGACAGCGTGGAGTTCGCTCTCTACGGAGCGCCGGGCGAGCTGCCGGAGCTCGGCGGGGCGAACGAAGCCGAGCTCGCTGGCGTGCGCGTCAGCGTGCGTTCGCAACCGGTGCCTGTCGACTGGGCAGATCGCTGGCGGCGCTTCCACCGCCCCGTGACGGTCGCTGGCGTGCACGTGCGGCCACCGTGGTGCTCCGCGCCCAAGGGTGTGCGTGCCGACATCGTCATCGATCCGGGCAGGGCGTTCGGTACCGGCGCCCACGCGTCGACGCGGCTCGCGATCGAGCTGCTGGTGGCGCTCGCCGACGAGCGCCCCGAGCTGCGCGGCGCTCCGCTGTGGGATCTCGGCTGCGGATCGGGGGTTTTGGCGCTCGTCGCCAGCGCGCTTGGTTTCACTGTCGTGTCGGCCTGCGACTGGGACGAGGCGGCGGTGGCGGCGACACGCGCCAACGCACGCGCCAACGCGCTCGCGCTCGCCGCGGTCGAGAGGCGCGACGTGCTGCGCGACGAGCTGCCGCCCGCCGCCCTGTACATGGCGAACCTGACGGGACCGGTGCTGCGGCAGCTGGCGACGCGGGTGGCGGACGACGCCTGGGTCGTCGCGAGCGGTTTCATCGCCAGCGAGGAGCAGGCGATAGTAGCCGCCTTCGCTCGCCATCGGCCCGTAGCGCAGCGCCGCGAGGAGGAGTGGCGAGCGTGCCTCTTCGCGCCCGCACGCTCGTAA
- a CDS encoding potassium/proton antiporter: MSAGLAMFTAGALLAAGVAATLLAGRLRVPGLVLFLALGMLIGSDGLGWIDFGHSRADVELTRTLGVIALALILFEGGLAAGWGEIRPVLGPGLALATVGTFVTVAVTGLAAHLLLGVDLLHGLLLGSVVATTDTAAVFSVLRGSSLRRRLARTLEAEAGFNDPLAILLVIGFTQWIVTPGYGTGDMVALLARQLAVGGVVGLIVGVAAVSALSKLRLASLGLYPVGSMATCGLAFGAADLLHGSGFLSVYLAGLALGTASIPAKRTIEAFHAGVAWVSQIALFLLLGLLVFPSQLGPVARDALLLTAVLVLVARPLATFVCTLPARYSPREGLLLGWAGLRGALPVVFATFPVLEGVAGAGRFFNIVFFAVLVSALVQGVTFEPLARALGLTSREPARPRPLVEVGTIRRLGAEVLEFPVAPEDAAVGRLVRELGLPRDALVSVIVRGDQALLPRGSTEIAAGDRLHILVRRDHRRVVEELFERWRRGPVGDPAPPPRAPLLGRAAIFSVKPWQPEWGDPGAPEMVDGIPVARVLRTRHSAPGALVQLADGRLAATGEGLVAVGGPRQLLRYARERIRQAADEQSRSWWQEVAGVASQSAVI; the protein is encoded by the coding sequence GTGTCTGCTGGTCTAGCCATGTTCACGGCGGGCGCGCTGCTCGCTGCAGGTGTCGCCGCCACGCTGCTCGCCGGTCGGCTGCGTGTACCGGGCCTCGTGCTGTTCCTGGCGTTGGGGATGTTGATCGGCTCCGACGGCCTCGGCTGGATCGACTTCGGTCACAGCCGCGCCGACGTCGAGCTGACGCGCACGCTCGGGGTGATCGCGCTCGCGCTCATCCTCTTCGAGGGCGGCCTTGCTGCCGGCTGGGGCGAGATCCGGCCGGTGCTCGGCCCGGGGCTCGCGCTGGCGACCGTCGGCACCTTCGTCACCGTGGCCGTCACCGGACTCGCCGCGCACCTGCTTCTGGGCGTCGATCTGTTGCACGGTCTGCTTTTGGGATCGGTGGTGGCGACGACCGACACCGCCGCGGTGTTCTCGGTGCTGCGTGGTTCGAGCCTGCGCCGCCGCCTGGCGCGCACGCTCGAAGCCGAGGCCGGCTTCAACGATCCGTTGGCGATCCTGCTCGTGATCGGCTTCACGCAGTGGATCGTCACGCCCGGCTACGGCACCGGCGACATGGTGGCGCTGCTCGCACGCCAGCTCGCTGTCGGCGGGGTGGTCGGTCTCATCGTCGGCGTCGCTGCGGTGTCGGCGCTGAGCAAGCTGCGGCTCGCGTCGCTCGGCTTGTACCCGGTGGGGTCGATGGCGACGTGCGGTCTCGCCTTCGGCGCCGCCGACCTTTTGCACGGGTCGGGTTTCCTGTCCGTGTACCTCGCCGGCCTCGCCTTGGGCACAGCTTCGATACCGGCGAAAAGGACGATCGAGGCGTTCCATGCCGGGGTCGCGTGGGTGTCGCAGATCGCCTTGTTCCTGTTGCTCGGGCTGCTCGTGTTCCCCAGCCAGCTCGGCCCGGTGGCGCGGGACGCGTTGCTGTTGACTGCCGTGCTCGTTCTGGTCGCACGGCCGTTGGCGACGTTCGTTTGCACGCTGCCCGCGCGCTACTCGCCGCGCGAGGGGCTGCTTCTCGGCTGGGCCGGTCTGCGCGGAGCGCTGCCGGTGGTGTTCGCCACGTTCCCGGTTCTCGAGGGCGTCGCCGGTGCCGGCCGCTTCTTCAACATTGTGTTCTTCGCCGTGCTCGTGTCGGCGTTGGTGCAGGGCGTGACGTTCGAGCCGCTGGCGCGCGCGCTCGGCTTGACGAGCCGCGAGCCGGCACGGCCGCGACCGCTGGTCGAGGTTGGCACGATCCGGCGTCTCGGCGCGGAGGTCCTCGAGTTCCCGGTCGCACCCGAGGACGCCGCCGTCGGCCGGTTGGTGCGCGAGCTCGGCCTACCGCGCGACGCCCTGGTGAGCGTGATCGTGCGCGGCGACCAGGCGCTCCTGCCGCGCGGGTCGACCGAGATCGCCGCCGGCGACAGGCTGCACATCCTCGTCCGCCGCGACCACCGGCGGGTGGTGGAGGAGCTGTTCGAGCGCTGGCGGCGGGGACCGGTGGGCGATCCGGCGCCCCCGCCGCGCGCGCCGCTGTTAGGTCGCGCCGCGATCTTTTCCGTCAAACCGTGGCAGCCCGAGTGGGGCGACCCGGGCGCCCCCGAGATGGTCGACGGCATCCCGGTGGCGCGAGTGCTGCGCACACGCCACAGCGCGCCCGGTGCGCTCGTGCAGTTGGCAGACGGCCGCTTGGCCGCCACCGGCGAGGGGCTGGTCGCCGTGGGAGGCCCACGGCAGCTCTTGCGCTACGCCCGCGAGCGCATCCGTCAAGCGGCGGACGAACAGTCCCGCTCCTGGTGGCAAGAGGTCGCCGGCGTGGCCTCGCAGAGCGCGGTGATATGA
- a CDS encoding MaoC/PaaZ C-terminal domain-containing protein, which produces MALQAGEKIQELRVTPDRYLPHRYAGASGDFNPIHIDPEFARNVGLPGNILHGLWTMAQVARAVEQAAGDDPRRLKRLSVQFRGMGLPEKEIVVSGSVREVAEGRAVIDLVAEQDGKQIVRNAVAEIELPS; this is translated from the coding sequence ATGGCTCTGCAGGCTGGCGAGAAGATCCAGGAGCTGCGCGTCACGCCCGACCGCTACCTGCCGCACCGTTACGCGGGCGCCTCGGGCGACTTCAACCCGATCCACATCGACCCAGAGTTCGCTCGCAACGTCGGGCTGCCCGGCAACATCCTTCACGGCTTGTGGACGATGGCTCAGGTCGCGCGCGCGGTCGAACAGGCAGCGGGGGACGATCCGCGCCGTCTCAAGCGCCTCTCGGTGCAGTTCCGGGGGATGGGTCTTCCCGAGAAGGAGATCGTGGTCAGCGGCAGCGTCCGCGAGGTGGCAGAGGGCCGTGCCGTAATCGATCTCGTAGCCGAGCAGGACGGCAAGCAGATCGTCCGCAACGCCGTCGCCGAGATCGAGCTTCCGTCCTGA
- the dnaJ gene encoding molecular chaperone DnaJ, producing MSKPDAYELLGVPRDADEREIKRAFRRRARELHPDVNKDDPQAEEKFKQLAEAYEVLSDPERRAIYDRYGWAGLEQRGFQATARSFSSFGDIFEAFFGSDPFSAFFGGQGTAGRTPGDDIELEVEVDLALAARGGSVDVEYDAVDVCEQCGGSGAEAGSGMIACGRCGGAGQLRQVVSTPFGRVVRSETCSACGGAGLVPARRCQRCGGSGLVETRRKLEVGVPAGIADGQRIRLSGRGHAGPGGAPPGDLYLLVRVREDERFLRDGPDLVTAVRIPMVDAALGTTVTVPTVDGGERAIELPPGTQPGTVVTLRGLGMPRIGGRGRGDLRVVVDVEIPAATDGKARELLESLRSELGGGEANGVRQRAGEAGGGHLGIVERLRRVLR from the coding sequence GTGAGCAAACCCGACGCCTACGAGCTGCTCGGCGTCCCGCGCGACGCCGACGAGCGCGAGATCAAGCGCGCCTTCAGGCGCCGCGCGCGCGAGCTTCACCCCGACGTCAACAAGGACGACCCGCAAGCGGAAGAGAAGTTCAAGCAGCTGGCCGAGGCGTACGAGGTTCTCTCCGACCCCGAGCGCCGCGCGATCTACGATCGCTACGGCTGGGCGGGGCTCGAGCAGCGGGGGTTCCAGGCGACGGCGCGCTCCTTCAGCTCCTTCGGCGACATCTTCGAAGCGTTCTTCGGCAGCGACCCGTTCAGCGCCTTCTTCGGCGGGCAGGGCACCGCCGGTCGCACGCCCGGAGACGACATCGAGCTCGAAGTCGAGGTCGACCTCGCGCTCGCCGCGCGCGGCGGCAGCGTCGATGTCGAGTACGACGCCGTCGACGTCTGCGAGCAGTGCGGCGGTTCGGGGGCTGAAGCGGGCAGCGGCATGATCGCTTGTGGGCGTTGCGGCGGGGCCGGGCAGCTGCGGCAAGTCGTCAGCACACCGTTCGGCCGGGTCGTCCGCAGCGAGACGTGTTCTGCCTGTGGTGGCGCCGGGCTCGTGCCGGCCCGCCGCTGTCAGCGTTGTGGCGGCAGCGGGCTTGTCGAGACGCGCCGCAAGCTGGAGGTGGGTGTGCCGGCCGGCATCGCCGACGGCCAGCGGATCCGCTTGAGCGGGCGCGGGCACGCGGGTCCTGGCGGGGCGCCACCCGGCGATCTGTATCTGCTCGTGCGCGTGCGCGAGGACGAGCGCTTCCTGCGCGACGGCCCCGATCTCGTCACCGCGGTGCGCATTCCGATGGTCGACGCGGCGCTCGGTACCACCGTCACGGTGCCCACGGTCGATGGCGGCGAGCGCGCGATCGAGCTGCCGCCCGGCACCCAGCCGGGGACGGTGGTCACTTTGCGTGGCCTCGGGATGCCCCGCATCGGTGGTCGCGGTCGGGGAGATCTGCGCGTGGTCGTCGACGTCGAGATCCCAGCCGCCACCGACGGCAAGGCGCGGGAACTGCTCGAGAGCTTGCGCTCGGAACTGGGCGGGGGAGAGGCCAACGGCGTCCGGCAGCGCGCTGGCGAGGCGGGCGGCGGCCACCTCGGGATCGTCGAGCGGCTACGGCGCGTCCTGCGGTAA
- the ybeY gene encoding rRNA maturation RNase YbeY — protein MSCRTEIEVFAADGELAERLRAAAQAALEAAGVGDGHLAITLVDRERMRALNRSHRGRDKATDVLSFPVDGSGPTAGPRELGDVVLCPPECEDLVECTVHGVLHLCGYDHETDDGEMFALQERVLTGLRVPRNAVATPGSRSAGGC, from the coding sequence ATGAGCTGCCGCACCGAGATCGAGGTTTTCGCCGCCGACGGCGAGCTCGCCGAACGTTTGCGCGCCGCGGCGCAGGCGGCGCTCGAGGCGGCCGGTGTCGGCGACGGTCACCTGGCGATAACGCTCGTCGATCGCGAGCGCATGCGCGCTCTCAACCGCTCTCACAGAGGGCGCGACAAGGCGACCGACGTGCTTTCCTTCCCTGTCGACGGCAGCGGCCCGACGGCCGGGCCGCGCGAGCTCGGCGACGTGGTTCTCTGTCCGCCGGAGTGCGAGGACCTCGTGGAGTGCACCGTTCACGGCGTCCTCCACCTCTGCGGCTACGACCACGAAACCGACGACGGCGAGATGTTCGCCCTCCAGGAGCGGGTGCTGACCGGCCTGCGTGTTCCACGTAATGCGGTGGCTACACCCGGGTCGCGGAGTGCAGGTGGCTGCTGA
- a CDS encoding MaoC family dehydratase N-terminal domain-containing protein, with protein MPVDTKAVGKTWDPYEYEVGKEKIREYAQAVGETNPIYFDRAKAREAGFRDIVAPPMFCVVFSAGAVAPAILDPEVGMNFAMMVHGGQEFVWGEPVCSGDVITTTTTCKEIYERGGMGFYVFETRSVNQNGEEVVRGLWTNIVRGVS; from the coding sequence ATGCCGGTCGACACCAAGGCCGTAGGCAAAACCTGGGACCCGTACGAGTACGAGGTCGGCAAGGAAAAGATCCGCGAGTACGCGCAGGCAGTCGGCGAAACCAACCCGATCTACTTCGACCGCGCCAAGGCCCGCGAGGCGGGCTTTCGCGACATCGTCGCGCCGCCGATGTTCTGCGTGGTGTTCAGTGCGGGAGCGGTCGCCCCGGCGATCCTCGACCCCGAGGTCGGGATGAACTTCGCGATGATGGTGCACGGTGGTCAGGAGTTCGTGTGGGGCGAGCCGGTGTGCTCCGGCGATGTCATCACCACGACGACCACCTGCAAGGAGATCTACGAGCGCGGCGGGATGGGCTTCTATGTCTTCGAGACGCGCTCGGTCAACCAGAATGGCGAGGAGGTCGTGCGCGGCCTCTGGACCAACATCGTGCGGGGGGTTTCGTAG
- the hrcA gene encoding heat-inducible transcriptional repressor HrcA translates to MRALLEHRSPDERRSPPSAAVATGRQGKEVPELSERQRLILRKVVERHLACGEPVPSKWIAAQSDVPWGPSTVRAELHRLERVGLLHHPHTSAGRVPTERGYRAYVDDVLERGALPAQQLAKISLPAVRRELEQAMREATAQLSQVTNLLALVTAPPIETTTIRRIEVLPLQPQVVMVVVITSTGGVTKRVFSFPGPVDRGLVEWAESYLNETLRGLEVGARMVRKKLDDEALGEHERAFLREIGAVFTDLEETAQSNLFMEGAHRLLAEHRLPELSQIADLLSVLERRVLLLGLLRRWLDEPNVYLRIGSENPAREMRSLSLVAANYGTPLRNLGTVSVVGPLRMDYPRAITAVRATARELSRFVTEVYER, encoded by the coding sequence GTGAGGGCGCTCCTCGAGCATCGATCGCCGGACGAGCGGCGTTCGCCGCCGAGCGCCGCTGTTGCCACCGGGCGGCAAGGTAAGGAGGTGCCGGAGCTCAGCGAGCGTCAGCGGTTGATTCTGCGCAAGGTCGTGGAGCGCCACCTTGCGTGCGGCGAGCCGGTCCCCTCGAAGTGGATCGCCGCCCAGAGCGACGTCCCGTGGGGGCCGTCGACGGTCCGCGCCGAGCTCCACCGGCTCGAACGAGTGGGGCTGCTCCACCACCCCCACACGTCGGCCGGGCGCGTGCCCACCGAGCGCGGCTACCGCGCCTATGTCGACGACGTACTCGAGCGCGGAGCGCTGCCCGCGCAGCAGCTTGCGAAGATCTCGCTGCCAGCGGTTCGGCGCGAGCTCGAGCAGGCGATGCGCGAGGCGACTGCGCAGCTGTCCCAGGTGACGAACCTGCTGGCGCTGGTCACCGCGCCGCCGATCGAGACCACCACGATCCGCCGCATCGAAGTCCTGCCGCTGCAACCGCAGGTCGTGATGGTGGTGGTGATCACCTCGACGGGCGGTGTCACCAAGCGGGTCTTCAGCTTCCCGGGCCCGGTCGATCGCGGTCTCGTCGAGTGGGCCGAGAGCTACCTCAACGAAACGTTGCGCGGGCTCGAGGTCGGGGCGCGGATGGTGCGCAAAAAACTCGACGACGAAGCGCTCGGCGAGCACGAGCGCGCTTTCCTGCGCGAGATCGGCGCGGTGTTCACCGATCTCGAGGAGACCGCCCAAAGCAACCTGTTCATGGAGGGCGCCCACCGGCTTCTGGCCGAGCACCGCTTGCCCGAGCTGTCGCAGATCGCCGACCTGCTGTCGGTGCTCGAACGGCGGGTGCTGTTGCTCGGCTTGCTGCGCCGCTGGCTCGACGAGCCCAATGTCTATCTGCGTATCGGCAGCGAGAACCCGGCGCGCGAGATGCGCTCGCTGTCGCTCGTCGCGGCCAACTACGGGACACCGCTGCGCAACCTCGGCACTGTTTCGGTGGTCGGTCCGCTGCGCATGGACTACCCGCGCGCGATCACCGCGGTGCGCGCGACCGCCCGTGAGCTGTCGCGGTTCGTGACCGAGGTTTACGAGCGGTGA
- a CDS encoding PhoH family protein, which translates to MVRARLELSNDVAREIAGAGDAVIRALERQLDCRVHLRGNVLTLSGSQADVAAGESVVREIEQLVERGHEIAPGTVEAVTRALDAREDPQRVLEDVIWQHRGTRIAPKTLNQKRYVDAIRRATITIGIGPAGTGKSFLAVAMAVAALTRREVSRIVLTRPAVEAGERLGFLPGDVMAKVDPYLRPLFDALYDMLDPERVSQLLDRGVIEVAPLAYMRGRTLNDAFVILDEAQNTTPEQMKMFLTRLGFGSRMVVTGDVTQIDLPQDQPSGLVVVGEILDGIEGIEFVRFGDEDVVRHKLVQRIVAAYNRYAQQNERSSARAAGERRDRRRDGVGQGRREQPRVGEGSPPPARSIERR; encoded by the coding sequence GTGGTTCGCGCTCGACTCGAGCTGTCGAACGACGTTGCTCGCGAAATCGCTGGTGCCGGAGACGCCGTCATCCGCGCGCTCGAGCGGCAACTCGACTGCCGGGTTCATTTGCGCGGCAACGTGCTCACGCTCAGCGGCAGCCAGGCGGATGTAGCCGCGGGGGAAAGCGTGGTTCGCGAGATCGAGCAGCTGGTCGAGCGCGGCCACGAGATCGCGCCGGGAACGGTCGAGGCGGTGACACGCGCGCTCGACGCGCGCGAGGACCCGCAGCGGGTCCTCGAGGACGTGATCTGGCAACACCGCGGCACGCGGATCGCCCCCAAGACCCTCAACCAAAAGCGCTACGTCGACGCGATCCGGCGCGCGACGATCACGATCGGGATCGGCCCCGCCGGTACCGGGAAGTCGTTCCTGGCCGTGGCGATGGCGGTCGCGGCGCTGACTCGCCGTGAAGTCAGCCGCATCGTGCTCACGCGGCCGGCGGTCGAAGCCGGCGAGCGGCTCGGTTTCTTGCCGGGCGACGTGATGGCCAAGGTCGATCCCTATCTGCGGCCGCTTTTCGACGCTCTCTACGACATGCTGGACCCCGAGCGTGTGAGCCAGTTGCTCGATCGCGGAGTGATCGAGGTGGCGCCGCTCGCCTACATGCGCGGGCGGACGCTGAACGACGCCTTCGTGATACTCGACGAAGCGCAGAACACGACGCCCGAGCAGATGAAGATGTTCCTGACCCGCCTTGGCTTCGGATCGCGGATGGTGGTGACCGGTGACGTGACCCAGATCGACCTGCCGCAAGACCAGCCGTCGGGGCTTGTCGTCGTCGGCGAGATCCTCGACGGCATCGAGGGCATCGAGTTCGTGCGCTTCGGCGACGAGGACGTCGTCCGGCACAAGCTCGTGCAGCGCATCGTCGCTGCCTACAACCGTTACGCGCAGCAGAACGAGCGAAGCTCGGCAAGGGCAGCCGGCGAGCGTCGCGACCGCCGCCGCGACGGCGTCGGGCAGGGAAGGCGCGAGCAGCCGCGCGTCGGCGAGGGCTCGCCGCCGCCGGCGCGATCGATCGAGCGCCGATGA
- a CDS encoding GatB/YqeY domain-containing protein: MALLAQIQNDVRAALKAGERERAQALRMLANALQNAHKDARGRTVDEVEILRRERKRRLEAAEAYERAGDSERARAERAEAELIDGYLPQPLATEELARIVDEAIAETGASEPRDVGKVMAAVMPRVRGRADGAEVSRLVKERLAA; encoded by the coding sequence GTGGCTTTGCTCGCACAGATCCAAAACGACGTTCGCGCCGCGCTCAAGGCGGGCGAGCGTGAGCGCGCGCAGGCGTTGCGGATGCTTGCCAACGCTCTCCAGAACGCGCACAAGGACGCGCGCGGACGCACCGTCGACGAAGTCGAGATTCTGCGCCGCGAGCGCAAGCGACGGCTCGAGGCGGCCGAAGCGTACGAGCGCGCCGGCGACAGCGAGCGCGCTCGAGCCGAACGAGCCGAGGCGGAGCTCATCGACGGTTACCTCCCGCAGCCGCTAGCGACCGAGGAGCTGGCGCGGATCGTCGACGAGGCGATCGCCGAAACCGGGGCGAGCGAGCCGCGCGACGTCGGCAAGGTGATGGCCGCTGTGATGCCACGAGTTCGTGGCCGTGCCGACGGTGCCGAGGTCAGCCGGCTCGTCAAGGAGCGGCTCGCTGCGTAG
- the lepA gene encoding translation elongation factor 4, giving the protein MAEAARNIRNFSIIAHIDHGKSTLADRILERCGAVDPRNARPQLLDSMELERERGITIKAQAVRCDYRARDGETYHLHFIDTPGHVDFSYEVSRSLAACEGALLVVDASQGIEAQTLANTYLAIDAGLELIPVVNKIDLPGAEPDRVAQELADLLGDDPDQVVRVSAKTGQGVDDLLEALVARIPPPTGDRSLPARALVFDSQYDQYRGVVAYVRVVEGELARGEPILAMQTQTEAEITEIGFMRPEMQPAERLVAGEVGYVITGVKDVQRMRVGDTLTSRRRPASEPLPGYREVKPMVFCGLFPVESDRFEDLRDALDKLALNDAALQYEPETSEALGFGFRCGFLGLLHMDIVRERLEREYDLELLATTPNVAYEVELTDGSVVTVRSPAEMPDRARIAEIREPYVRATIVCPREHVGAVMELCQERRGVHVDMNYLSPERVQLRYDLPLAEIVLDFFDQLKSRTRGYASLDYELLEPRPGDLVKLDVLLAGDRVDALSMIVHKDKAYPSGRLICERLRERIPRQQFEVAIQAAIGSKVIARETVKPLRKDVTAKCYGGDVTRKRKLLERQKRGKKRMKQVGRVELPQEAFLAVLELSGDGRSD; this is encoded by the coding sequence TTGGCCGAGGCTGCACGCAACATCCGCAACTTCTCGATCATCGCCCACATCGACCACGGCAAGTCGACGCTCGCCGATCGCATCCTCGAACGCTGCGGTGCCGTCGACCCCCGCAACGCGCGCCCCCAGCTCCTCGACTCGATGGAGCTTGAGCGCGAACGGGGAATCACGATCAAGGCGCAGGCGGTGCGCTGCGACTACCGCGCCCGCGACGGCGAGACATACCACCTCCACTTCATCGACACGCCGGGGCACGTCGACTTCAGCTACGAGGTGTCGCGCTCGCTCGCGGCTTGCGAGGGCGCGCTGCTGGTGGTCGACGCCTCCCAGGGCATCGAGGCGCAAACGCTCGCCAACACCTATCTCGCCATCGACGCCGGCCTGGAACTGATCCCGGTTGTCAACAAGATCGACCTTCCCGGCGCCGAGCCCGACCGTGTCGCCCAGGAGCTCGCCGACCTGCTCGGCGACGACCCCGACCAGGTGGTTCGCGTATCGGCCAAGACGGGCCAGGGCGTCGACGATCTGCTGGAAGCGCTGGTCGCGCGCATCCCGCCGCCCACAGGCGACCGATCGCTGCCGGCGCGGGCGCTCGTCTTCGACTCGCAGTACGACCAGTACCGTGGGGTAGTCGCCTACGTGCGGGTGGTCGAGGGCGAGCTCGCGCGCGGCGAGCCGATCCTCGCGATGCAGACGCAGACCGAGGCCGAGATCACCGAGATCGGCTTCATGCGTCCCGAGATGCAGCCCGCCGAGCGTCTCGTCGCCGGCGAGGTCGGCTACGTGATCACGGGCGTCAAGGATGTGCAGAGGATGCGCGTCGGCGACACGTTGACGAGCCGCCGCCGTCCCGCCAGCGAGCCGCTCCCCGGCTACCGCGAGGTCAAGCCGATGGTGTTCTGCGGGTTGTTCCCGGTGGAATCCGACCGGTTCGAGGACCTGCGTGACGCGCTCGACAAGCTGGCGCTGAACGACGCCGCCCTGCAGTACGAGCCCGAGACCAGCGAGGCCCTCGGCTTCGGTTTCCGCTGCGGCTTCCTCGGCCTTCTGCACATGGACATCGTGCGCGAGCGGCTCGAGCGCGAGTACGACCTCGAGCTCCTCGCCACCACGCCCAACGTCGCGTACGAGGTCGAGCTCACCGACGGCAGTGTCGTGACCGTGCGCTCGCCCGCCGAGATGCCTGATCGCGCCCGCATCGCCGAGATCCGCGAGCCCTATGTGCGCGCCACGATCGTCTGTCCGCGCGAGCACGTCGGCGCCGTCATGGAGCTCTGCCAGGAGCGCCGCGGCGTTCACGTCGACATGAACTACCTCTCGCCGGAGCGCGTCCAGCTGCGCTACGACCTGCCGCTCGCCGAGATCGTGCTCGACTTCTTCGACCAGCTCAAGTCGCGCACGCGCGGGTACGCCTCGCTCGACTACGAGCTGCTCGAGCCGCGTCCCGGGGATCTCGTCAAGCTCGACGTGCTGCTCGCCGGCGACCGCGTCGACGCGCTCTCGATGATCGTCCACAAGGACAAGGCGTACCCCTCTGGGCGCCTGATCTGCGAACGCCTGCGCGAGCGCATCCCGCGCCAACAGTTCGAGGTCGCGATCCAGGCGGCGATCGGCTCGAAGGTGATCGCGCGCGAAACCGTGAAACCGCTACGCAAAGACGTGACCGCCAAGTGCTACGGGGGCGACGTGACGCGCAAGCGCAAGCTGCTCGAGCGCCAGAAGCGGGGCAAGAAGCGGATGAAACAGGTCGGGCGTGTCGAGCTGCCGCAGGAGGCGTTCCTTGCCGTGCTCGAACTGTCGGGCGACGGACGCTCCGATTGA